From Thalassoglobus sp. JC818, the proteins below share one genomic window:
- a CDS encoding DinB family protein has translation MTSSELLVRLHRHRMWSNRRILESTDSLTEHQLHELFAIGQGTVWKTLTHLQAAEYVWLEALLGNDSPVFPGDLPNQLPGNQKDVNPISSLSELKRRWNELDQRWNDYLNCLTDDSLDDLVYKISTSSGQGKRFATRRSDVLLHICIHAQYTTAQLINMLRHLNCSKLPDVMLITMAREEIPHQPDAT, from the coding sequence ATGACATCGAGTGAATTACTGGTCCGCTTGCATCGACATCGCATGTGGTCCAATCGTCGGATTCTTGAGTCGACAGATTCTTTAACTGAACATCAACTGCACGAACTATTTGCAATCGGGCAGGGGACGGTATGGAAAACTCTGACTCACCTGCAGGCAGCTGAGTATGTTTGGCTGGAAGCACTGTTGGGGAACGACTCGCCCGTTTTCCCAGGTGACCTACCCAACCAGTTGCCGGGCAATCAGAAAGATGTTAACCCGATCTCCAGTCTCTCGGAATTGAAGCGTCGCTGGAATGAACTCGATCAGCGATGGAACGACTATCTCAACTGTCTCACTGACGATTCGCTCGATGACCTTGTGTACAAAATCAGCACCAGTTCCGGCCAAGGGAAGAGGTTCGCAACTCGACGTTCAGATGTGCTGCTCCACATTTGCATTCACGCCCAATACACCACAGCCCAACTCATCAACATGCTCAGACACCTCAACTGCAGCAAACTTCCAGATGTCATGCTGATCACCATGGCCCGCGAAGAGATACCCCATCAACCCGACGCAACCTAA
- a CDS encoding GNAT family N-acetyltransferase codes for MDDSHQSLQEAIERNGVAHTLYWCQWSQMQVVEHPHAIVTESLLPCPFFNNVFSASFPNGEQARHVEELVDRFRRAKVPLFWWSGPVVRDRDLNKHLLANGLFKAFEAPAMAKSLKHPLEKLKDSICVEEITDTDNIKEWSLVCASAFEFDSQMAEWWCDLYSSLPFGTGTPLRHYVARVDGKPVATASAFRTDDTVGVASIGVIPAHRRRGIGTAITLRALNNAQQQGCDLAVLFSSEMAKAMYEKIGFVQYGNGECYLSPSE; via the coding sequence ATGGATGATAGTCATCAATCACTGCAAGAAGCGATTGAACGGAATGGTGTCGCACACACGCTTTACTGGTGCCAGTGGAGCCAAATGCAAGTTGTTGAACATCCGCATGCGATCGTCACTGAGAGTCTCCTGCCCTGTCCATTTTTTAACAATGTCTTTTCTGCCAGCTTCCCCAATGGTGAGCAAGCAAGACATGTTGAGGAGTTAGTCGACCGCTTTCGCCGAGCGAAAGTTCCCTTGTTCTGGTGGTCAGGTCCAGTCGTCCGAGATCGCGATCTAAACAAGCACCTTCTCGCGAATGGATTGTTTAAAGCCTTCGAAGCTCCCGCAATGGCAAAGTCTCTGAAGCATCCATTGGAGAAACTCAAGGATTCGATTTGCGTTGAAGAGATTACAGACACCGACAACATTAAAGAATGGAGTCTCGTCTGTGCATCGGCATTTGAGTTCGATTCTCAGATGGCTGAATGGTGGTGCGATCTGTACTCAAGCCTTCCATTCGGAACTGGAACGCCACTCCGGCACTATGTGGCGAGAGTTGATGGAAAACCTGTAGCTACAGCTTCGGCGTTTAGGACAGATGATACCGTCGGCGTGGCAAGCATCGGTGTCATTCCAGCACATCGTCGACGCGGAATCGGAACTGCAATCACTCTTCGAGCGCTAAACAATGCTCAGCAGCAGGGCTGTGACTTGGCAGTTCTTTTCTCATCCGAAATGGCGAAAGCAATGTATGAGAAGATTGGGTTCGTACAATACGGGAATGGTGAGTGCTATCTCTCTCCCAGTGAATAA
- a CDS encoding alanine--glyoxylate aminotransferase family protein, which translates to MVERPNSPVCPPSRVLMGPGPSDVSPSVLAALGAPTVGHLDPYFLGLMDEVQQMLRELFQTKNSLTLAVSGTGSAGMETCIVNLIEPGDRVLIGVNGVFGGRMADVATRYGAEVRTFERPFGEVFSTEEVAEAVREFQPKVVGLVHAETSTGACQPIPEISKVVHDQGAMLLIDCVTSLGGIPVQIDEWNVDAAYSGTQKCLSCPPGLAPVTFSNRAVEAMDARSSKVASWYLDMSMVRNYWSGQSRAYHHTAPINMNYALHTALREALEEGLDARFDRHRRNHLGLRAGIEALGLKYAVDESIRLPMLNAVLIPEGVDDKTVRGRLLNEFGIEIGGGLGPMAGKTWRIGLMGAASTTSNVLLFLAALENSLQSSGYQFTAGAGVAAANDYFSNGN; encoded by the coding sequence ATGGTAGAGCGACCCAACAGCCCTGTTTGCCCACCGAGTCGAGTTCTTATGGGGCCTGGGCCAAGTGATGTCTCTCCGAGCGTGCTGGCCGCTCTCGGCGCACCCACAGTTGGGCATCTCGATCCATACTTTCTGGGGCTGATGGACGAAGTTCAGCAAATGCTTCGCGAACTTTTCCAGACAAAGAACAGCCTGACCCTCGCTGTGAGTGGAACAGGCAGCGCTGGAATGGAAACGTGCATCGTGAATCTCATCGAGCCTGGGGACCGCGTTCTGATTGGAGTCAACGGCGTGTTCGGCGGACGAATGGCCGATGTCGCCACACGCTACGGTGCCGAAGTTCGCACCTTTGAACGTCCATTCGGAGAAGTCTTCAGCACCGAAGAAGTCGCGGAAGCTGTTCGCGAATTTCAACCGAAGGTTGTAGGACTCGTTCACGCTGAAACATCCACCGGAGCCTGTCAGCCGATTCCGGAGATTTCGAAAGTCGTGCATGATCAGGGAGCCATGCTGTTGATCGATTGCGTGACTTCCCTCGGCGGCATTCCCGTTCAGATCGACGAATGGAATGTCGATGCTGCCTATTCCGGAACTCAGAAATGTTTGAGCTGTCCTCCAGGTCTTGCGCCGGTGACGTTCAGCAATCGTGCGGTCGAAGCGATGGACGCACGTAGCTCAAAGGTGGCCAGCTGGTACCTCGACATGTCGATGGTCCGCAACTACTGGAGCGGCCAGTCCCGGGCCTATCATCACACTGCCCCGATCAACATGAATTACGCGCTCCACACCGCTCTACGTGAAGCACTCGAAGAAGGTCTCGATGCGCGTTTCGATCGACATCGTCGAAACCATTTGGGACTTCGGGCTGGCATCGAAGCACTCGGTCTGAAATACGCAGTCGACGAATCGATCCGGCTCCCAATGCTCAACGCGGTCCTCATTCCAGAAGGCGTCGACGACAAAACCGTTCGAGGTCGATTGCTGAATGAGTTCGGAATTGAAATCGGCGGCGGTCTGGGACCGATGGCAGGCAAGACATGGCGAATCGGTTTGATGGGGGCTGCTTCGACGACAAGCAACGTCCTGCTGTTTCTCGCTGCTCTCGAAAACAGCCTGCAATCATCCGGCTACCAGTTCACCGCAGGTGCCGGAGTCGCAGCTGCGAATGACTATTTCTCGAATGGGAATTAA
- a CDS encoding DinB family protein, protein MNGREALKISMDTGELVALTFLEDLSDEEMMLRPATGSNHINWQLGHLILSEHKFIKQINAEAVPDLPEDFDTKYSREAATIDNPNMFSKKEELLRIYREQRAASKALLEQMTDDDLDRPTGIDYAPNFGALFAMLGSHQMMHVGQWAVVRRQLGRAPLI, encoded by the coding sequence ATGAACGGTCGTGAAGCACTGAAAATCTCAATGGACACGGGAGAACTCGTCGCTCTCACCTTCCTTGAGGACCTTTCCGATGAAGAAATGATGCTGCGGCCCGCGACCGGATCAAACCATATCAACTGGCAACTCGGTCATCTCATTCTTTCTGAACACAAATTCATAAAGCAGATCAACGCTGAAGCTGTGCCTGATCTTCCGGAAGACTTTGACACAAAATATTCGCGAGAAGCGGCCACTATTGATAATCCGAACATGTTCTCGAAGAAAGAGGAGCTATTGCGGATCTATCGAGAACAGCGTGCCGCTTCAAAGGCACTCCTTGAACAGATGACGGACGATGATCTCGATCGACCGACCGGAATTGATTACGCCCCAAACTTCGGCGCTCTCTTTGCGATGCTGGGAAGCCATCAGATGATGCACGTCGGTCAGTGGGCTGTCGTGAGGCGACAACTTGGTCGCGCCCCATTGATTTGA
- a CDS encoding glycosyltransferase gives MNILMLTNVYTPQIGGVTRSIEQFAEGYRQQGHDVLIVAPDYDENPEPDPGVVRVPAIPNFYEGRYSLPIPVMPLLIPHLRPFQPDIIHAHHPFLLGSTAQSLAIEFHTPLVYTHHTRYSVYIEEKTDWPHSVEEAIGELINGFCELVDQIIVPSSGIQELLSRRGIQTNMEVVPTGVDTQKFDEANGDRFREEFQIDPNKLVVGHVGRLSVEKNCRFLTQALCEFLETRESADVLIVGDGPERESMEKAFADRGLSGRVTMTGFLTGQNLVDAYAAMDVFAFASHSETQGMVLGEAMAAGTPVIAIAATGVNDIVRDQQNGFLIPSEDYQLFCDQLRRFAELKHDERAKLASGAIETSRQFSQERCVAKMLSIYASLVDSEQSTDRSTGSSWDHMQEKWDSTWKRWRNRSRAVATLAREAMTGTEQSDSHGNSNDPLS, from the coding sequence ATGAATATTTTGATGCTGACGAATGTTTACACCCCTCAGATTGGAGGAGTGACGCGAAGCATTGAACAATTCGCAGAAGGCTATCGACAACAGGGGCATGATGTTCTGATTGTTGCGCCGGACTACGATGAAAACCCCGAGCCAGATCCCGGAGTGGTTCGCGTGCCAGCGATCCCCAACTTTTACGAAGGGCGGTATTCACTTCCGATTCCTGTGATGCCATTGTTGATCCCTCATTTACGACCGTTTCAACCAGACATCATTCACGCTCACCATCCGTTTCTCCTGGGGAGCACCGCTCAATCTTTGGCAATCGAATTTCATACGCCTCTCGTCTACACCCATCACACTCGCTACTCAGTTTATATCGAAGAGAAAACTGACTGGCCGCATTCGGTGGAGGAAGCCATCGGAGAACTGATCAATGGTTTTTGTGAGCTTGTCGATCAGATCATTGTACCCAGTTCGGGCATCCAGGAATTACTCAGCAGGAGAGGAATTCAAACGAACATGGAAGTCGTCCCGACCGGAGTCGATACTCAAAAGTTCGATGAAGCGAATGGAGATCGTTTTCGCGAAGAGTTCCAAATTGATCCGAACAAGCTGGTCGTCGGACACGTGGGGCGTTTGTCGGTCGAAAAGAACTGCCGGTTTCTGACGCAAGCTCTCTGCGAGTTTTTGGAGACAAGGGAATCTGCCGACGTGCTGATCGTCGGTGATGGTCCCGAGCGTGAATCGATGGAGAAAGCGTTCGCTGATCGTGGATTGAGTGGACGCGTCACCATGACAGGATTTCTGACCGGGCAAAATCTTGTCGATGCTTACGCGGCGATGGATGTCTTTGCATTTGCATCGCATTCCGAGACACAGGGAATGGTACTCGGAGAAGCAATGGCTGCGGGAACTCCCGTCATCGCGATCGCCGCCACTGGAGTGAACGACATCGTTCGTGATCAACAGAACGGATTTCTGATCCCCAGTGAAGACTATCAACTCTTCTGCGACCAACTTCGCAGGTTTGCAGAATTGAAACACGACGAGCGAGCGAAACTCGCAAGCGGAGCGATTGAAACCTCGCGTCAATTCTCTCAAGAGCGATGCGTTGCGAAAATGCTGTCGATCTATGCTTCTCTTGTCGATTCTGAACAGTCGACCGATCGTTCGACGGGATCATCATGGGATCACATGCAAGAGAAGTGGGACTCGACTTGGAAGCGCTGGCGAAACCGTTCCCGGGCAGTCGCAACTCTTGCTCGGGAAGCAATGACCGGAACAGAGCAATCGGATTCGCACGGCAACTCGAATGATCCTCTCTCTTGA
- a CDS encoding tripartite tricarboxylate transporter substrate binding protein: MLNLRLSEFGIPPLQLQISRWSTVWLALTLIVTLGCSTDPQAAIDNYPNKTITIVCPWSAGGGTDQCSRFWADQFQQRLDTPVVVMNREGGSGAIGHSAVAHARPDGYTLGAITVELSMMKQMGISDLTFRDYDLLLQYNADSAALVVRSDAPWKTTEEFLEAVRTGDTPLKMSGTASGGIWDLARVGMLHAAGIDPERVTWVPSKGSAPARTQLLGGHIDAVVVSVPEAKPQIDAGELRLLAVMDDERHVDFPDVPTLKELGIDWSAVGWRGLALPKETPPEITEKLVARAEEIAASEEFLEFMKLNGFAVKVRGPEEFKEFLNEQEALWTPVIEMAGYHQ; the protein is encoded by the coding sequence GTGCTCAATTTACGTCTGTCCGAATTCGGAATTCCTCCTCTTCAATTGCAGATTTCACGCTGGTCGACGGTCTGGTTGGCCCTCACCTTGATTGTGACTCTTGGGTGTTCAACCGATCCGCAAGCTGCGATCGACAACTACCCCAACAAAACGATCACGATTGTCTGTCCCTGGTCAGCGGGCGGCGGAACGGATCAGTGCTCGCGGTTCTGGGCTGATCAATTTCAACAGCGTTTGGACACACCGGTCGTAGTGATGAATCGTGAAGGTGGAAGTGGAGCGATCGGTCACTCTGCCGTCGCCCATGCTCGCCCCGATGGTTACACACTTGGTGCCATCACTGTTGAACTAAGCATGATGAAGCAGATGGGGATCAGCGACCTCACGTTTCGCGATTACGATCTCTTGCTTCAATACAATGCTGACTCCGCTGCTCTTGTGGTCCGCTCGGATGCTCCGTGGAAGACCACCGAAGAGTTTCTGGAAGCGGTCCGAACAGGTGACACTCCGCTCAAAATGTCCGGAACCGCAAGTGGAGGAATCTGGGATCTCGCCCGCGTGGGAATGCTCCATGCTGCGGGAATTGACCCGGAGCGTGTCACCTGGGTCCCGTCGAAAGGTTCAGCTCCCGCTCGAACACAACTTCTCGGCGGCCACATCGATGCAGTTGTTGTCAGCGTTCCCGAAGCGAAGCCACAGATCGATGCTGGGGAGCTGCGGTTGCTCGCAGTGATGGATGACGAACGCCACGTCGATTTCCCGGACGTCCCGACGCTGAAAGAACTCGGCATCGACTGGTCGGCTGTCGGATGGCGCGGCCTCGCCCTACCGAAAGAGACTCCGCCGGAGATCACGGAAAAGCTTGTGGCTCGCGCGGAAGAAATTGCAGCTTCAGAAGAGTTCCTCGAATTCATGAAGCTCAACGGCTTCGCTGTGAAAGTTCGTGGACCGGAGGAATTCAAAGAGTTTCTGAACGAACAGGAAGCACTCTGGACACCTGTCATTGAAATGGCTGGATATCATCAGTGA
- a CDS encoding tripartite tricarboxylate transporter TctB family protein: protein MTETNRPQDSPPSPDDPSPEAVGLSEVTGTLSYGVFLCIVGALAIFFAKDFRAVGLSQSDPGPRAIPVACGIIMIVGGLWQVAAAWIKRRQSQPDLKQLPASSIDESKQHRRGNLRALVTLGLLIGYVVLLPIFGFAVSTVVFGILVLKNFGSPWSEAFIATASISAVVYVLFVNLFQVMLPQAIQQFQFF from the coding sequence GTGACCGAAACCAACCGCCCCCAAGACTCCCCTCCCTCACCTGACGATCCCTCCCCTGAAGCGGTCGGCCTTTCGGAAGTCACTGGAACGCTCAGCTACGGTGTGTTTCTCTGCATTGTGGGTGCTCTGGCGATCTTCTTCGCAAAAGATTTTCGAGCGGTCGGCTTGAGCCAATCGGATCCCGGACCACGAGCGATCCCTGTCGCTTGCGGAATCATCATGATTGTCGGCGGTCTCTGGCAAGTTGCTGCTGCGTGGATCAAACGACGACAAAGTCAGCCTGACCTCAAACAACTTCCAGCTTCGTCGATCGATGAATCAAAACAACATCGGCGTGGAAACTTGCGAGCACTTGTCACTCTCGGATTGTTGATTGGATACGTGGTCCTTCTGCCGATTTTCGGATTCGCCGTTTCGACCGTCGTCTTCGGGATTCTTGTTCTGAAGAACTTCGGCAGCCCCTGGAGTGAAGCTTTCATCGCGACTGCTTCCATCAGTGCTGTTGTCTACGTGCTATTCGTGAACCTGTTCCAAGTGATGCTTCCACAGGCAATCCAGCAGTTTCAGTTCTTTTAA